From the Sulfolobales archaeon genome, the window CTTCTGCAGATATTGTGAGAGCTCTAGCAGCAGGAGCTAGTAGCGTTATGCTGGGAAGTCTTCTCGCGGGAACAGATGAAGCTTCAGCACCTCTGATATCTCTCGAGGGAGAGCTGTACAAGCCTTACAGAGGTATGGCTAGTAAAAGTGCTATGGAGAGGAGATTCGCTGTAGATAGATATGCAAGGGTTTCTAAGAGAGTTGCAGAAGGTATCGAAGTAGTGATACCATACAAAGGATCTGTGTACAAGATTGTAAGAGATCTAGTGGAAGGTGTTAGAGCAGGACTTGGATATGCGGGAGCTTCTAGTATAAGAGATCTTTGGGAGAAAGCTGTGTTTATAAGAACGAGATCTAGAGATCCTAGAGGTTCTTCGAAGCAGGTGTAGTTATTGAATAAACTATATCTAGCTTTTGCTCTCTCAATTCTCATAGCTCTAGGAGTATTCGGATACATGTTTTCTGAGTGGTTCTTTGCTAGAGAAAGTCTTAGAAGACTTGATGTGAGAGTAGAACGTATCATGATCTCAGGGATCTCTCCAACCTCCATAGATCTTGAGATATACTTCACCATCACCAATAAAGGAGATTCGGATGTTTCAATAGATGGAATCTCTTATGAAATGTTTATAGGAAACAGATCTATAGGATCTGGAAATTATTCTAAGAGCGAATCAATACCTCCCAATAGCGAGATAACAATAAGATCTCTTCTAAGAGTAGGTTTAAAAACTCTGGAGCAGACTCTTATAGATGTTATCTTGAGTGGAAATCTCTCATCGAGAATCCTAGTACACATCTACAAAGACACTCCATTAGGTGTTGTGAGAATCGTTAGAGAAGTCACATATCCATAAGCTGGCTGCAAAAGATCTAATAGTATTACCTTTGAGATCTCGATCCTAGTATATCATCTAAGCACATCCCTGATCTTCTCAGGATATTATTAATTTCGCTCAAAACACAATATAATATATTCGGATATCATGTCAACACCAGACCTTACAGAAGCTGTTGAAAGATTAAGAGAAGAGGTTTTAAAGAACTTTGAGAGATTTGGAGATCTGAGGTTTGAAGGAGATATAGAATGGTATGAGTATAGATCTGAGAAGAGCTCGCCTGTGATAGGAGTTGATTCATCTTATTACTCTAGGATATACAAGTACATATATCTATATATAATTAGAGGAGTTTCCATACCAAGATCCATAGATAGAGATCTGAGCAGATGTATTCAGAGCAGTAGTTTTGGAGATGCTCATTTCATAGCATCACCAGCTACCGAGGAGAGCTCTAGAAAAACTCCTCCACCGATTAAAGAGCTTAAGAAGATACTATCACATAGAACAAGAGATCTAGAAGTAGAGATTGGTGAGAGATCATATGAGTGTGTAAAGAGAGAGTATGTAGGAGAAGAACCTCTAGTGATGATGGACGGGTCTGCGAGAAGCTTTCTCCCATATAGATTCAAGGGAGCTGGTAGAATTGTTGCAGAAGCTCTAGGGCTTGAGAAGAGCTGGGAGAATAGGCTTAAAACTATTGACAAGCTCTCTGAGAGTATGAGCATAGTATTCATATCAAAGACTCAGAGTAGAACATATTATTCGGAGAAGTTAAAACCATATCTAGAGAGAGATGGTAGCAAGATAGAGATTCTGGTTCCAGACGTGATTTTAATAGATTCTTATCTGAGTAGAAGAGGTGTTTTTAGAAATGGTGTGAGAACACCTGGTTTTTCAGAACCTGTTTTATATGAGAATAGAGATCCTCATAGAAGGATCACTCTATTCTATGCTGTGTTTCAGAAGGGTGGTGGAATGTATCAGATCAGTCTTCTAGGAGATCATACCAGAGAACTGGAGGAGATAAGATCTCTATACGAGAAGATTAGATTCTGGAGTTTAAACGGGTATCCAGAGCCTTTGAGAGAAGCACACCACACATCTGTACTCAGATACAGAGATGTCACCAAGCTGCTTTACGTAAGCGGTCTATACATAGAGAGTGGGAGAGAGGCGCTTGAGATATGAGTGAGAAGAAGATAAATGAGAAGGCTACGCCCATAGGAATTATATCATCTTCTAGAACTCCTACAATTGCAGAGATGATTGCTTTATCACCTGTTCCCATAGGATCCTATGTCTATACCAGATTTCAGGTGAGAGAGAGAATCAGGGGAGAGGATCTTCTCAGAGATGTTGAGGTTATAGGTATTGTGACAAACGCCTCCTACCAGCCTGCAGTGCCTATGAGTATTCTATCTCTAGCTAGGGAGGATGTGAGAGAAACCGCTTCTAGGACTAGTAGATTCAACTACTCTCCCATGAATATATATGTGATTGCTGATGTGAGCGGGGGAGAAGCTACAGTACCGGTATACCCTATACCTCCGGGAGCGGAGGTATACCTTGCACATGATATAGATCCGAATCCTCTGGAGAGGGTTTACAAGAGATCGAGAAGTGAAGCAGGTCTTATAAGGATAGGCTCTCTAGCCAGGTTTAGAGATGTCGAGATCGCTGTAGACGTGAACAAGCTTTACAAGCATCTACTGATAGCTGGTGCAACAGGTTCTGGTAAGAGTAATGCGGTGGCAGTTCTCATAGACAGGATCTCAAGACTTGGAGCTCCTATAATAGTATTCGATGTTCATGGTGAGTACACCAGCTTGAGACTCGAGGATCATAGAACTATTGAGGTTGTCAGAGCACAGATAAATCCTCTAGAGATTGATAAGAGCGTTCTCGTGAGACTTATAATACCAGAGCCAGCTGCTACAAAGCAGAGAAGAGTTTTTAGAAAAGCATTCAGAGAAGTTTATAAAGAGATTAAAGAGAAAGCGAGAAAACTGAATCTCAGTCTTCCAATGGCTGTTGAAGCCTTGTTCAGATCTCAGCAGGAAGGTTTGAAGGAAGTTGCTGAGGATCTTTTTGAAGAGAGAGGAAGCGATCCAGATAAGCTGGATGCTGTGGAGAAATTCCACGTGCTCATGGTAGATAAGATTAGGAAGACAGGTGTAGGCTCTAGCATGGGAAAGGTGGTATCAGATGTCGAGGATAAATATGTTGATTTTATATTCTCAACACCTATACTCAGCTTTGATGCTGTGAATCCTCTCAACAGGATTTCTCCCGGGAAGATTATAGTTTATGATGTCTCAGATCTAACAGATTATCAGAAGGCATGGATTCTGAGAATGCTAGCTGAAGAGCTTTTAGACCTTCTAAAGAGAAGATATAGAGAGGAAGGTTTTAGAAGTAGAATACCACCAATAGTTCTAGTTATAGAGGAGGCACCTCTATTCATATCTAAGGAATCCGATAGATTCGCTAAGGAGAGTATTAAGAAGATTGCTAGAGAAGGTAGGAAGTTCGGAGGAATCCTGGTAGTGGTCAGTCAAAGACCTAGAGTTCTAGATCCAGACATATCATCACAGATCCAGAACTATCTATTTCTAAAACTTGTTCAGGAGGAGGATATTGCCAGCGTCATGAACATAGCTGATAATCTTGAGGAGAGTCTTGCAAGAACTCTCACATCACTGCCAACAGGCTGGGGTATTCTCATGGGTGAGTGGGTCGGTAGATTTCCAGCGCTAGTAGCTGTAGACAAGCATGAGGGTAAGACTGCTGGAGCATCTCCAGATCTTGTTGCTGAGTGGAGGGAGTATAGAGAGTGGGAGGAGAGAGGGAGTCTAGCTCCTTCAGAGTTTCCGGGTGATGGTGTTCTATGAAGCTTGTTCATGTTTCAGACACTCATCTTGGGCATAGAAGATGGGGGCTTCCTGAGAGGGAGATAGATCTTTATGATTCTTTTTCCGAGGTTGTCGATATAGCTATTAGAGAAGGTGCCGAGATTATCCTGCATGGAGGAGATATGTTTGACAGACCTGACCCTCCTCCTCAGACCTATATACGTGTCTATAGAGAGCTTTCAAGACTCAGAGATCATGGGATTTCATTCTTCGTGGTAGCTGGGAATCATGATCTTCCTAGTACTATGAAGAGCTCTCCTCTAGAGTTCTTCGGATCTATAGGTCTTATGAATGTTCTCTCAATAAATACTGATGGGTCTAGAACTTTCACAAGCAGAGAAGGTTTTGAAGTTGAGATCCTAGGATATTCTAAGAGGGTTTCCAACCGCTTCTTCGAGGGAGGGTATGCTCAGAAGAATGATCTGAGGAGAGATATTATTAGGATAGCTCTCGTACACTCGCTCACATGCGATCCATTTAAGACCTTCTATGGATGGAGCGATAATATATGTAGAGAGAGAGGTTTGAGAAGTCTCTCAGACCTAGGTGAGAGAGCTGGCATGTTCAGATACATAGCTCTAGGAGATTTTCACATGCCTTGGGAGGGGAGGATTAGATCTACTCCGGCTTGCTATCCCGGATCTATTGAAGCTCTTGATAGAGGTGAGGCTTTTAATGATGCTGGAGAGTTTATAGAGAGAAGTATCTATGTAGTTAAAATAGATCCTGATGGAGTTGATCTCAGGAGGGTGAAGCTTGAGAGAACAAGACGCTGGATCTATATTGAAGGCTCTGATTATAAGGATCTGATAAGTAAAATCAGATCTATTCAATGGAGTGCTTTTAAAAAACCTCCTATAGCTGTATTCCTTCTAAAGAAAACCCCCACCACTCTAGAGAGAGAGTCTGTGACTAGAGAGCTTAACGCTCTAATCGAGTCTAAAAAGATCTTTAGATATGATCTTATTGTGGAAGAGAGTTCTCGAGAAGGTACTCGCATAATAGCTTCCTCAGGATCTTCTGAATCTATAGAAGTTCCTAGCATTGAGAATGTTCTCAAAGATATATTAAAAGATCATGAGCTTGCAGATCTTCTCAGCAGATTTATAGATGAGAATATAGGTGGAAAAGATCTTCTTAACACTCTTATTAGCAGAAGAGATCTTCTAGATAAGCTTTATAATATGATCAAGGATCTCAGGTGATCATAGTTGTTTATAGAGAGAGTTAAGATAGAAAACATACTCTCACACCAGAACTCGGTTGTAGAGTTTAAAGAAGGTCTTAACGTGATCATAGGACCTAATGGAGCTGGTAAGAGTACTATTATCGATAGCATAGTATACGCTCTACTAGCCCTGGGAAGAGGTTCTGAAGAGATTGTCAGAACTTCGAAGAGCAACATGCTGAGAGGAGGTTCTAGTAGAGGTTCTATAGAGCTTGTCTTCAGAATCGGAGGAGAGAGGTATGTGGTTAGAAGAGAGATAGGTCTGAAAGGAGATTCCACTGATTTTCTCAAGAGACTCAGTCCAAAAGAATCAATTCTAGCTATAGGAAGTAGCGTGCCTAGAGAGATTATGAAGATACTCAGTATCTCAGAACCTAAGATCCTTACCTCAACTATTATAGCTAGACAGGATTTTCTCAATGAAGTTCTCCTAGAACCTCCTTCGAAGAGAAAAGAGAGGATTTTAAAACTTCTAGGTCTTGAGAAGCTTGAGAAAGCCAGGGAAAATCTGAGAAAGATCATTGGAGAAGTAGATTCGAAGATAATGAGTATTGAAAGAGAGTTAGGGAGGAAAGAACAGCTTGATAGAGAGATCAAGAAGCTTGAGAAAGATCTCTCTATCCTCAGAGCTGAGAGAGATAAGCTGAGAACTGAGGTGGAGAATTCTAGAAAGAAAGTAGAAGAACTTGAGAAACTTAGAGAAGAGATCAGCGAGCTTCTAAGAGTTATCCCGATAGCAGTATTCTACGAGAATAGATCTAGAGAGTATGAGGAGAAGAAGAAGAGATTGAAAGAACTTGAAGATAAGATCTCAGCTTATGAGAAATTAGATCTCAACGAAGTGGCAGAGCTTAGAGACAGGATTCTAAATATGAGAAGCAGTATGAAGACATTGGAGGAGGAGTTAGAGAAGAGGGTTAGAGAGGTTGAGAGATTAGAATCACATGCTGAGAATATTGTTAAAGAGATCTCTGAGAAGTATAAAGATGAAGATCTTGAAAAGCTCTGGAGAGAGAGGGTTTATACTAGAGTTATAGAGGTTTCTGAGAGGATTCTAAGAGATCTTGAGAATAGTATAGCTACTGCAAGAGCTTATATAGAGATCTACAGGAATTTCCAGGAGAGTTTTAGAGAAACTGATAGATGCCCTATATGTGGAACTCCTCTATCTAGGGATAAAATAGATCATCTTATCAGAGAGCATTCTACTAAGATAGAAGAGTATAGTAAGAAGATCAGTGTTCTCACAATATCTAGAGAGGATCTTAGCAGACTTGTAAGAGAACTTAGAGACACTCTAAACAGAGTAGAGGTAGAGAATGGGAGGATTAGAGAACTTAGAGAGAAGAGAGATAATCTAGAGAGAGAACTTAGAGAGAATCTCTCTAGATGCTCGCATATTCTCCAGCAAGCTGGTGTTGAGAAGTCTGAGGATGTGTCAGAGGATATATCATGTGTCAAGATTCTTGAGAGAATCTATCGAGAGTATGATGCTTTAAAACAGGTTTTCGAGAGTATTAGAAGAGATCTTCCTCTTATAGAAGCTGATCTGAGAAGTCGTGAGAAAGAAGCTGAAGAGGCTAGATCTAAGGTTATATACTTCGCGAGATCAAGAGGTTTTAAAGATCTTGAAGGTTTAGACCTGAGTTCAATGGAATCTTCTCTGAAGAAGTATAGCGAAAGAATTTTAAGAGAACTTGAAGAGGCTAGGAGATCTTATGAGAATGCTAGTAGCAGGCTTAATAGAATTGAAGGTGAGATCTCTAGAAGTGAAAATGATCTCAGGATTAAGAAGGAGGAGATAAGCAAGCTTAAAGATCTTGAGAGCGAGATCCATGTTCTGAAAAAAGCTAGAGATTCTCTAGAGAAACTCTCAGAGATCTTCAGAAAAGACGGTGTTATCGCGAAGATCCTCACCTCAAGGGTTAGAGCATCTCTAGAGTCAGAGATCAATAGAATTCTTAGAGAGACTAATAGAGAGTTTAGAATGAAGATCGATGAAGAATTCGGATTTGGAATAGTATATTCTTCAGGAGTTGAAAGACCTATAGAGAATCTGAGTGGAGGCGAGAAGACTATACTCTCAATAGCACTAAGACTTGCTCTAGCAAGAATTCTCACGGGCAGGATACCGAGATTTATGATACTCGACGAACCTACTCAGAACCTAGATTCAGACATGAGAATAATGATATTCGATATAATAAGAGAAATAGCTGGGGCAATGGATCAGGTTATAGTGGTGACACACGATGAAGAGATAGCAGACAGAGCTGATAGACTTATAAGAGTTATCAATACAGGTGGTGTGAGCAGGATTAATATCGAGAGATGAGAGATAGAAGAGATCCCAGGATTTTAGCCTTGAGCATTATAAATAGATTAGTGATGATACCATGAGCGAGGAGGAGAGTAGCAGAGTTGAAGTCGAGAGACTTAAAACAGGTGTTGAAGGATTTGACGAGCTTATTGGAGGAGGTATTCCCAGAGGTTTTTTCGTAGCAGTCACAGGAGAGCCTGGAACTGGAAAGACTGTGTTCTCAATACACTTCGCCTGGCAAGGCTATCTTGAGGGTGATAGGATCATATATGTGACTACTGAGGAGAGTCGTGAGAGTATCTCTAGACAGGCTAGAATGTTCGGCATGGATTTTGAGAAGGCAGTTAATGAGGGGAGGATGATAATAATTGACGCTCTAATGAGAAGTAGAAGTGATGAGTGGAATCTCGAGGAGCTAGATCCTGACAGGCTTGTGGAGAAGGTTATCGAAGCTAAGAAGAGACTTGGATATGGAAGAGCTAGACTTATCATAGATAGTATGAGTGCTTTCTGGCTTGATAAACCTGCTATGGCTAGGAGGTATAGTTATTCTGTTAAGAGAGTTCTCTATAGATGGGATTTCACAACTCTCATGATAAGTCAGTATGCTATAACAACAGGAGATGCTTTCGGCTTCGGAGTAGAGCATGTTGCTGATGGAATTATAAGATTTAGAAGAGCTATAGTGAGAGGTGTTCTCAAGAGATATGTGATAGTTGAGAAGATGAGGCAGACACAACATGACACGAGAATGCATGAGATAGAGATAATAGATGGAGTGGGTATGAGAGTTAAGAAAGCTACAGAGCTTGGAAGAGAAGATCTGTCACTCCCGAGAGATGTTATCAGAAGAATTAAAGAATCTAAGAAAGAAGCTGAGAGAGAAGTACCCGAAGAATAGTGGTGTGATGATCCTCTAAGTTCTAGAGAAGATCTTCGATAGAGCATCATAAAAACGCTACCAGCCTTCCTTCCCTAATCTCCCAAAACTCTACCGGCTACCTGAGAACTCTACAAACCTCTCTAGTAGAATAGTGTTTCTCTAAAAATCCTACACTGATATGCGATGCTACTTGGAATTAGTTCAGCTAGAAGTAGAAAAATCGAGTCTCTCCTGAGATTCTCGAGAGACAACGGTTGGAGAGATCGCTTTGAAAACCTCCAGACAAGGTGAGGTTCTGAATAGATGTGAGAGAGCGGAGATGAGGTAATGGAATAATCTAATAGAGTCTATATAAGGAGCTGAAGTCCTTATTCAATAGCATCTCCTAACTCGTTTATTAGCTCTGCTGAGAAGGTTTTCTATGCGAATTGAAAAATGAACGACAGCGACCCAAGGTGTTCTAACAAGAGTTTCTCGAGACCTGTAGTTGTCAGACAGTCTCTAGCATCTCTAGCAGATAATTTCTCAGCTCCATACATAGGCTACTATCTCGCGGCATTAACCTCTTCTGGAGTTCTTCAAGGGATTCTTCAGTTCTCATTAAACTCTCTCCCCACGCTTGCTCAGGTTCTCCTAGGATCTTTTATAGATAGATTGAGAAAATATATAATGATCCTTCTTATAACTTCAGTCACAGCTTCATCACTCTGGATACTGATCTCTTTAACACTAGATCCTTTGATTCTAGTAGGACTCTACACTCTCAGAGCCGTTGCCGTGGGGATCTCAGGACTTGCTCTCATAGCATTCATAGGTGCCTTCTATTCAAGTCATGAGAGAGGAAAGATCCTGAGCACTATAACCATTGCATCTCAGATCACAGCTCTACTGGCTTTCGTAACAGTAGGATTTCTAATAAATCCTTCAATAGATCTTCTCAGAATCCTATTTATAGTCTCAGGAATCATAAGCCTCATAGGATCATTAATCTGGCTTAATATGCTATACCTAGATTCATGTCTGGAAAGCTCTGAAAGAAAATCTTCTGAGATCTCTATCTCTAAAGCATTTAAAATAATCCTCAAGAACAGATCCTTTATGAAATTCGACTACGCATTCTCAGGATATATACTGGCGATGTCTTTTGCCTGGCCTTACTTCGCTGTTGCTCAGGTGTATCTATATAGAATGAGTGTTTCAGATCTCGCGATTCTGAACATAATCTCAACTCTTTCAACAATGATCTCTCAGTATATTCTCATGAAAATCCTTCCTAGAACAGATCTTAAGAAGCTTGTTATTATTAGTAGAATAGGATTTGTAACACCACCTCTATTCTACGCTGTCTCACCTAATATAGAGTATATATACATCTCAAATCTTATCATAGGTCCTTTCCAGGCTATCACCAACGTAGTTATACCACTCTACACCCTCGAGGTATCTGAGAAGCGTTTTCAAGCAAGTCATCTAGCATTTCTAAACTTCAGCCAGGGTGTTACAGCGGCTGTGGGGTCTATGATAGGAGGTTTTACAATGGATCGATTTGTCAGACTATACGGATATGAAGGACTTAGGATAGGATTCGCTATATCAACAGTTTTCAGAATCCTAACAACAATACCTTTCATAAAAATAGATAAAGTAAGATGATCCGATCTTCAGACTCAGAGCTTTTGCTGATACCATTCTCTCAATATAGATACTTAAATCCACTCCTGAGAATAATGCGATCTCTATTAATGAAATAATGTTAAAGTTCTCTTGAGATCAGCCCTAGATCTTTTTACTTAATCATATTAAAAACAATATCAGAGGATACACCTATGACTTATAAGCTCTATATCACTCTCGTTCTAGCGGGATATAATTGGTCAGGAGATCTAGAATTCTCACTCCTATAGAAATCTCTACACAATCTAGTAGAGAGATTATCGCTGGAATTACCACGTTTCTTACAATGGCTTACATTATATTTGTAAACCCCTTGATCATAGGAGAAGGATTTGAACTCGCGTTAAAAAACGCGCTTGGAGTTGAAAATCTCTCTCCAGATCAGATCGCTCTAGTTAACAGCATTAAGATCGGGATCGCAACCGCAACAATTATAGCAGCTTCATTTGGTTCAATTCTCATGGCTCTCTACGCAAGACTTCCCTTTGCAATGGCTCCTGGAATGGGTGAGAATAGCTTTATAGGGTTCTCTGTAATTCCTGCATTCACATTGATTCTAGCTAGATCAGGGTTTTCCGGAGATACAGCCGCTCTAACAGCCTTATACGCTGCTATATTCGCTGTATTCATGGATGGAATAATATTTCTATTCGCCGCATGGTCTGGTATCAGAGAGAGAGTTCTTAGATCTATCTCTCCCAACCTAGCTTACGGCATTAGCGCTGGCATAGGGCTTTTCATAACATTCATAGGACTCTCCCTCGCAGGATTTGTTCAACCGGGTGTGGGAACTCCTGTTAGCTTTAATGTTAAAGCTTTTACAGACCCTCGATCTCTAATAGCTTTTCTAGGTCTTATAATAGCTTCTATTCTATATATAAAGAGATTCTCTCCAGCATTTCTTCTCACCATATCTATCCTAACTATCATAGGTGTGATAATAGGAGTTGTACAGATCCCTGAGAAGATCTTTGAACTCCCCAGTTTTACAACATCTATAGTTCCAGTGTTTCCAACAGCTTTCAAAGCATATGTAGAGCTTATACTTCTCGCATTCCCGATAACATTCTCGCTATTTCTAGTAGAATTCTTCGATGGTATAGGAACTATAGTTGGTCTAGCTACCAAGGCAGGACTCATCGATGAGAGAGGTAGACCTGTTAACATTGATAGAGCTCTCTACACAGATGCAACAGCAACCGTTGTAGGAGCTCTAGCTGGGACAACTACTACAGTGATCTATGTAGAGTCTGCATCAGGTATAGAAGCTGGGGGGAGGACAGGTCTTACATCTCTTGTTACAGGAGTTCTATTCCTCCTATTCCTCCCAATAGCACCGCTAGCGGTATCAATACCGGGATTTGCAACAGCACCTGTTCTGATTCTCGTAGGACTTATGTTTCTCAATGTGTTGAGAAAAATAGATCTAGAGGATCTCACAGAAGCCATACCAAGCTTCATAGCAGTGGTGGCAATACCTCTCACATATAGCATTGCCACAGGTATAGGACTCGCATTCATAACATACACGCTATTGAAGATTCTCTCGGGAAGATTTAGAGATATAAAACCTGCAACCATGGTAATAACACTGGTATTCATACTATACTTCATGATGCTACCAATGATCCACTGAAACCTCTCAGAGAAAGAACATAAGATTCTCATGTGAGACCGAGAATTCTAATCACATAATTCAATAGCTTTTTTAAGCATCAAAGCATTTTCCTCAGGGATTGAATCATATGTGAAATTTCCTCCACCAATCTCCATTCCAGCCGCGTACTTGAGCTTCGACTCATCTCTTAGAAGACCGTAGATCTCTATATGCATGTGGTAGAACTCATACTCTCCCTTCAGAGGTGCCTGATGTAGAACCATTATATATGGACTGCTCTTACTCTTAAAAAGTCTTTTAAAACCACAGAGAGTTCTTTTGAGAACTAGCGCGAGTTCTCTGATCTCTTCATCATCGAGATCTGTTAGAAGTCCTACATGTCTTCTAGGATATATATGTGCTTCGAAAGGCCAGTGGCTGTAGAAAGGCATGAAAACAATATATCTTCTGCTCTCCATAAGCACTCTGATTCCTTCTCTACTCTCCACATCTATTATATCGCAGAAAAGACATCTTCCTCTATCTCTCCAATAATCTCTCGAGCTCTCTAGCTCTCTCTCGATTCTAGAAGGTGTGAAGGGCATGAGATATATCTGGCTGTGAGGGTGGTCTAGAGAGACTCCTATCTCTCTCCCTTTATTTCTGAACCAGAGGAAGTATTTCGCATACTCTCTCTTCATATCTTCTCTCATTTTCTCAGCTACTACCTTGATTATCTTCTCAACATGTTCTAAAGGTAGATCGCTTAGATCATCAAGATCATGTATTGGAGTTTCTACAACAACATAGCATTTCCCCACAGCTCTCCCTCTTCTATAGAAGTAATGAGAATCAGGTTCTGGAGATTCTTCAGATAGCATTGGATATCTGTTCTCAAGTATGAGAACATCCCATCCAAATCCTGTCTCAGGAGATCCAGGGCAGAAAGGACAGAAGTTCTGAGGCTGCCAAGGTCTCGTTTTTCTACCTGATGAGATCATAATCCACTCTCTAAGGATCGGATCCCATCTAAGTTCTCTGAGAGCATTATTCTCTCGATATCTCATGTCTCGAAACACCTCTATCAATCTCCACAATCCATCCTCTCACGGCAAGTCTATCCTCGAGAACTCCTCTCAGAATCTTCTCAGAAGTTCTTCTGTCTCTAGCGAGAGCTATCACAACACCTCCTAAACCCGCTCCAGATAGCTTAGCTCCTAAAGCTCCATAGCTTATAGCTCTAAATACTATCTCATCCAATGCTGGAAGACTAACCTCGTATAGTCTGCTTAGAAGAGAGTGCTGGTATGTCATTATAGCTCCTATCATGCTAAGATCATCATTTTCTATTCGAGGTTTTTCTCCTAGGAATATCTCTAGATCTCTTATTATATAATCTAGATCTCTAGAGCTTATCTTCTCTCCTCTTAAGATTCTCACAGCATCTAATGTAGATCTATGAGCTTTGAGAGTGTATAGTATCCTACTTGAGTAAGGATGAGGTAGAGATTGGAGATATGGTTCTAGAACTTCTTCTCTTAAACCCTCCCAGTAGACACTATTATAACCTCCTTGAATCATTGATCTCAGATCTTGAGGAATA encodes:
- a CDS encoding LEA type 2 family protein — protein: MNKLYLAFALSILIALGVFGYMFSEWFFARESLRRLDVRVERIMISGISPTSIDLEIYFTITNKGDSDVSIDGISYEMFIGNRSIGSGNYSKSESIPPNSEITIRSLLRVGLKTLEQTLIDVILSGNLSSRILVHIYKDTPLGVVRIVREVTYP
- a CDS encoding DNA double-strand break repair nuclease NurA, with amino-acid sequence MSTPDLTEAVERLREEVLKNFERFGDLRFEGDIEWYEYRSEKSSPVIGVDSSYYSRIYKYIYLYIIRGVSIPRSIDRDLSRCIQSSSFGDAHFIASPATEESSRKTPPPIKELKKILSHRTRDLEVEIGERSYECVKREYVGEEPLVMMDGSARSFLPYRFKGAGRIVAEALGLEKSWENRLKTIDKLSESMSIVFISKTQSRTYYSEKLKPYLERDGSKIEILVPDVILIDSYLSRRGVFRNGVRTPGFSEPVLYENRDPHRRITLFYAVFQKGGGMYQISLLGDHTRELEEIRSLYEKIRFWSLNGYPEPLREAHHTSVLRYRDVTKLLYVSGLYIESGREALEI
- a CDS encoding ATP-binding protein yields the protein MSEKKINEKATPIGIISSSRTPTIAEMIALSPVPIGSYVYTRFQVRERIRGEDLLRDVEVIGIVTNASYQPAVPMSILSLAREDVRETASRTSRFNYSPMNIYVIADVSGGEATVPVYPIPPGAEVYLAHDIDPNPLERVYKRSRSEAGLIRIGSLARFRDVEIAVDVNKLYKHLLIAGATGSGKSNAVAVLIDRISRLGAPIIVFDVHGEYTSLRLEDHRTIEVVRAQINPLEIDKSVLVRLIIPEPAATKQRRVFRKAFREVYKEIKEKARKLNLSLPMAVEALFRSQQEGLKEVAEDLFEERGSDPDKLDAVEKFHVLMVDKIRKTGVGSSMGKVVSDVEDKYVDFIFSTPILSFDAVNPLNRISPGKIIVYDVSDLTDYQKAWILRMLAEELLDLLKRRYREEGFRSRIPPIVLVIEEAPLFISKESDRFAKESIKKIAREGRKFGGILVVVSQRPRVLDPDISSQIQNYLFLKLVQEEDIASVMNIADNLEESLARTLTSLPTGWGILMGEWVGRFPALVAVDKHEGKTAGASPDLVAEWREYREWEERGSLAPSEFPGDGVL
- a CDS encoding exonuclease SbcCD subunit D → MKLVHVSDTHLGHRRWGLPEREIDLYDSFSEVVDIAIREGAEIILHGGDMFDRPDPPPQTYIRVYRELSRLRDHGISFFVVAGNHDLPSTMKSSPLEFFGSIGLMNVLSINTDGSRTFTSREGFEVEILGYSKRVSNRFFEGGYAQKNDLRRDIIRIALVHSLTCDPFKTFYGWSDNICRERGLRSLSDLGERAGMFRYIALGDFHMPWEGRIRSTPACYPGSIEALDRGEAFNDAGEFIERSIYVVKIDPDGVDLRRVKLERTRRWIYIEGSDYKDLISKIRSIQWSAFKKPPIAVFLLKKTPTTLERESVTRELNALIESKKIFRYDLIVEESSREGTRIIASSGSSESIEVPSIENVLKDILKDHELADLLSRFIDENIGGKDLLNTLISRRDLLDKLYNMIKDLR
- a CDS encoding AAA family ATPase gives rise to the protein MFIERVKIENILSHQNSVVEFKEGLNVIIGPNGAGKSTIIDSIVYALLALGRGSEEIVRTSKSNMLRGGSSRGSIELVFRIGGERYVVRREIGLKGDSTDFLKRLSPKESILAIGSSVPREIMKILSISEPKILTSTIIARQDFLNEVLLEPPSKRKERILKLLGLEKLEKARENLRKIIGEVDSKIMSIERELGRKEQLDREIKKLEKDLSILRAERDKLRTEVENSRKKVEELEKLREEISELLRVIPIAVFYENRSREYEEKKKRLKELEDKISAYEKLDLNEVAELRDRILNMRSSMKTLEEELEKRVREVERLESHAENIVKEISEKYKDEDLEKLWRERVYTRVIEVSERILRDLENSIATARAYIEIYRNFQESFRETDRCPICGTPLSRDKIDHLIREHSTKIEEYSKKISVLTISREDLSRLVRELRDTLNRVEVENGRIRELREKRDNLERELRENLSRCSHILQQAGVEKSEDVSEDISCVKILERIYREYDALKQVFESIRRDLPLIEADLRSREKEAEEARSKVIYFARSRGFKDLEGLDLSSMESSLKKYSERILRELEEARRSYENASSRLNRIEGEISRSENDLRIKKEEISKLKDLESEIHVLKKARDSLEKLSEIFRKDGVIAKILTSRVRASLESEINRILRETNREFRMKIDEEFGFGIVYSSGVERPIENLSGGEKTILSIALRLALARILTGRIPRFMILDEPTQNLDSDMRIMIFDIIREIAGAMDQVIVVTHDEEIADRADRLIRVINTGGVSRINIER
- a CDS encoding KaiC domain-containing protein, with protein sequence MSEEESSRVEVERLKTGVEGFDELIGGGIPRGFFVAVTGEPGTGKTVFSIHFAWQGYLEGDRIIYVTTEESRESISRQARMFGMDFEKAVNEGRMIIIDALMRSRSDEWNLEELDPDRLVEKVIEAKKRLGYGRARLIIDSMSAFWLDKPAMARRYSYSVKRVLYRWDFTTLMISQYAITTGDAFGFGVEHVADGIIRFRRAIVRGVLKRYVIVEKMRQTQHDTRMHEIEIIDGVGMRVKKATELGREDLSLPRDVIRRIKESKKEAEREVPEE